The Bos javanicus breed banteng chromosome 18, ARS-OSU_banteng_1.0, whole genome shotgun sequence genome has a segment encoding these proteins:
- the LOC133230990 gene encoding glutaredoxin-1-like: MAQAFMNSKIQSAKVVMFIKPTCPYFRRTQELLSQLPFEQGLLEFVDIQILYLIGANGDTSEIQDYLQQLTGARTVPWVFIGKDCIGGCTDLVNIHERGELLTRIKQIGALQ; encoded by the coding sequence ATGGCTCAAGCATTCATGAACAGCAAGATCCAGTCTGCGAAGGTGGTCATGTTCATCAAGCCCACCTGCCCCTACTTCAGAAGGACTCAGGAGCTCCTCAGTCAACTGCCCTTCGAACAAGGGCTTTTGGAATTTGTCGATATCCAAATCTTGTATCTAATTGGTGCCAACGGTGACACCAGTGAGATACAAGATTACTTGCAACAGCTCACAGGAGCCAGAACGGTACCTTGGGTCTTCATCGGTAAAGACTGCATAGGTGGATGCACTGATCTAGTAAATATTCATGAGCGAGGGGAACTGTTGACACGGATAAAGCAAATTGGAGCTCTGCAATAA